The following are encoded together in the Daucus carota subsp. sativus chromosome 5, DH1 v3.0, whole genome shotgun sequence genome:
- the LOC108220200 gene encoding uncharacterized protein LOC108220200 isoform X5, translating into MPAVLSLISLCTLILSALSLSFLSAVSLSRFSLREMTTIEQGKRCPLCAEEMDFTDQQLKPCECGYQVCVWCWNQIMNMAEKDGTEGRCPACRTPYDKDKIAGMEANFERVEANTNRKHKSLKGKSKTNEGKKDLSTARVIQRKMAYVIGLPLSLADVDCLMRKEFFGQYGKICKISLSRRASGAIHQYVNDSCSVYITFSKEEEAVRCIQSVHGFVLDGRFLRASFGTAKYCHAWLRNMPCNNSACLYLHTLGAEEDTFGRDEVAAVHTRSRVQQIVGVTHNLHRRSGSVLPPPEDEPFTYSSASAEEPTVESDEKEISGDVEICSGHLTDSHLSKDKDEHNGAPNKGTAFVEVVGRPSSSSIEKEGNVAEDRVVANLSLELSSVEIHEDSHVEAAYSDPMIHAAGLTSKKDMKEPYGEPSISCGLGGKGTLNRACIRENSGPQSKGDKMKEVVSFGQEIPLYPPSYPLKASEFSSNHIGQHGQSSNASDYSANLNTVHGNKDANLVFTCTNSLTDGYNENIFQSSAKSDRIYRSSKSFSNEEIVEHLRRIDDVERIVGQNSTIDDAERNILSNIMSMSVIADDLATLHPSIVGSFNHPDRRQGSSLNLYNNDQSMFSFGNQEDFANQIPGLGSSFTDGGQDSIKFPLPRGLEESKDRYLSSSVEVPTPQGFPMPAQDVPGFRACERRDQVFHANSGSLMSRTNSFSNNHHQTPIGRSNNTSDVGIIDQAMMSVGRGNPPYGGSSNSGFDTRPNHASPSSGVDDEARVWLLNLLMQQSTPANQDLEHPHTYMQQAPAAYQAPRYVGQIGDRCSWNDMFQQTGQIQQSTNTSSYTPSQQEPDHGMYSNSYQPAVDGMRLRNEPGMAEVMSNERSGFNRYCSGYGDHIFQPSSGDRYPRVFGM; encoded by the exons ATGCCAGCCgtactctctctcatttctctctgcACTCTCATTCTCTCTGCACTCTCTCTCTCGTTTCTCTCTgcagtctctctctctcgtttCTCTCTGCG GGAAATGACGACTATTGAACAAGGAAAGAGGTGTCCTCTTTGTGCTGAGGAGATGGACTTCACGGATCAGCAGCTAAAGCCGTGCGAATGTGGTTATCAG GTGTGTGTTTGGTGTTGGAACCAAATAATGAACATGGCTGAGAAAGATGGGACAGAGGGGCGATGTCCTGCTTGCCGGACACCTTATGACAAGGACAAAATTGCTGGGATGGAAGCAAACTTTGAAAG AGTTGAGGCCAATACAAATCGAAAACATAAATCACTAAAGGGAAAGTCAAAAACAAATGAAGGGAAGAAGGACCTATCTACTGCCAGGGTGATTCAGCGTAAAATGGCATATGTGATTGGACTCCCCCTTAGTCTCGCTGATGTAGAT TGCTTAATGCGCAAGGAATTCTTTGGTCAATATGGTAAGATTTGTAAGATTTCCCTATCTCGGAGGGCAAGCGGAGCAATCCACCAATATGTTAATGACAGTTGTAGCGT ATATATTACTTTCTCAAAGGAGGAGGAAGCTGTGCGGTGCATTCAATCTGTACATGGATTTGTGCTGGATGGCAGATTTTTAAG AGCTTCTTTTGGAACTGCAAAGTACTGCCATGCATGGTTGAGAAATATG CCTTGCAACAATTCAGCATGCTTATACTTGCATACTCTTGGTGCTGAAGAAGATACTTTTGGTAGGGATGAAGTAGCTGCTGTTCATACAAG GAGTAGGGTCCAACAAATTGTTGGTGTAACGCATAATTTGCATAGGCGTTCCGGAAGTGTTTTACCTCCTCCAGAAGATGAACCTTTTACTTACAGTAGTGCTTCTGCTGAGGAGCCAACTGTGGAAAGTGATGAAAAG GAAATATCTGGGGATGTGGAAATTTGCAGTGGACACTTGACTGATTCACATTTATCTAAAGATAAAGATGAACACAATGGAGCACCTAACAAAGGTACAGCTTTCGTGGAAGTTGTTGGAAGGCCATCCAGTTCCAGTATAGAAAAGGAGGGAAATGTGGCTGAAGATAGAGTGGTTGCAAACTTAAGCTTAGAGTTGTCTTCCGTAGAAATTCACGAAGACAGTCATGTTGAGGCTGCATATTCAGATCCAATGATACATGCCGCTGGACTCACAAGTAAAAAAGATATGAAGGAGCCATATGGTGAACCTTCAATTAGTTGCGGCTTAGGAGGTAAAGGAACTTTAAATCGTGCATGTATAAGAGAGAACTCTGGACCGCAGTCAAAAGGTGACAAAATGAAAGAAGTTGTAAGTTTTGGTCAGGAAATTCCATTATATCCTCCATCTTATCCTTTAAAGGCTTCAGAATTTTCTAGTAACCATATTGGGCAACATGGACAATCTTCTAATGCAAGTGACTATAGTGCCAACCTCAACACTGTGCATGGTAACAAGGATGCAAATTTGGTGTTTACATGCACAAACTCATTGACTGATGGATACAATGAGAATATATTTCAAAGTTCTGCTAAATCAGATAGGATATATAGAAGCTCTAAATCATTTTCCAATGAAGAAATAGTGGAGCATTTGAGAAGAATAGATGACGTCGAAAGAATTGTTGGTCAGAATTCTACAATAGATGATGCAGAGAGGAATATACTTTCAAATATCATGTCAATGAGTGTAATTGCTGATGATCTGGCGACCTTGCATCCTAGTATCGTTGGATCGTTTAATCACCCTGACAGGCGGCAAGGCTCTTCATTGAACCTTTATAACAATGACCAATCAATGTTCTCATTTGGAAACCAAGAGGACTTTGCCAATCAAATCCCTGGTCTGGGATCATCTTTCACTGATGGTGGTCAGGACTCGATAAAATTTCCATTGCCTCGGGGTTTAGAGGAAAGCAAGGACCGCTACTTAT CATCCAGTGTCGAAGTACCAACTCCCCAAGGATTCCCCATGCCAGCGCAAGACGTACCAGGGTTTCGTGCATGTGAGAGAAGGGATCAGGTTTTCCATGCCAACTCTG gGAGTCTCATGTCCAGGACGAATTCTTTCTCAAATAATCATCACCAAACACCAATAGGACGCAGCAACAACACCAGTGATGTTGGTATAATTGATCAGGCCATGATGTCTGTTGGTAGAGGTAATCCACCATATGGTGGATCAAGCAACTCAGGTTTTGATACAAGGCCAAATCATGCTTCACCATCAAGTGGTGTTGATGACGAGGCAAGAGTTTGGCTTCTGAATCTTTTGATGCAACAATCTACTCCTGCAAATCAGGATCTGGAACATCCACATACTTACATGCAACAGGCTCCAGCTGCATATCAAGCACCAAGATATGTTGGTCAAATTGGAGATCGCTGTTCTTGGAATGACATGTTCCAACAAACTGGTCAGATTCAGCAGTCAACTAATACATCATCCTACACCCCATCACAGCAAGAACCCGACCATGGCATGTACTCGAATAGCTATCAGCCAGCTGTGGATGGGATGCGATTAAGAAATGAACCGGGTATGGCAGAAGTAATGAGCAATGAGAGATCAGGTTTTAACAGGTACTGTTCAGGTTATGGAGATCATATTTTCCAGCCCAGTTCAGGAGATCGTTATCCCAGAGTATTTGGGATGTAA
- the LOC108220200 gene encoding uncharacterized protein LOC108220200 isoform X6: MTTIEQGKRCPLCAEEMDFTDQQLKPCECGYQVCVWCWNQIMNMAEKDGTEGRCPACRTPYDKDKIAGMEANFERVEANTNRKHKSLKGKSKTNEGKKDLSTARVIQRKMAYVIGLPLSLADVDCLMRKEFFGQYGKICKISLSRRASGAIHQYVNDSCSVYITFSKEEEAVRCIQSVHGFVLDGRFLRASFGTAKYCHAWLRNMPCNNSACLYLHTLGAEEDTFGRDEVAAVHTRSRVQQIVGVTHNLHRRSGSVLPPPEDEPFTYSSASAEEPTVESDEKEISGDVEICSGHLTDSHLSKDKDEHNGAPNKGTAFVEVVGRPSSSSIEKEGNVAEDRVVANLSLELSSVEIHEDSHVEAAYSDPMIHAAGLTSKKDMKEPYGEPSISCGLGGKGTLNRACIRENSGPQSKGDKMKEVVSFGQEIPLYPPSYPLKASEFSSNHIGQHGQSSNASDYSANLNTVHGNKDANLVFTCTNSLTDGYNENIFQSSAKSDRIYRSSKSFSNEEIVEHLRRIDDVERIVGQNSTIDDAERNILSNIMSMSVIADDLATLHPSIVGSFNHPDRRQGSSLNLYNNDQSMFSFGNQEDFANQIPGLGSSFTDGGQDSIKFPLPRGLEESKDRYLCKPQYLSASSVEVPTPQGFPMPAQDVPGFRACERRDQVFHANSGSLMSRTNSFSNNHHQTPIGRSNNTSDVGIIDQAMMSVGRGNPPYGGSSNSGFDTRPNHASPSSGVDDEARVWLLNLLMQQSTPANQDLEHPHTYMQQAPAAYQAPRYVGQIGDRCSWNDMFQQTGQIQQSTNTSSYTPSQQEPDHGMYSNSYQPAVDGMRLRNEPGMAEVMSNERSGFNRYCSGYGDHIFQPSSGDRYPRVFGM; the protein is encoded by the exons ATGACGACTATTGAACAAGGAAAGAGGTGTCCTCTTTGTGCTGAGGAGATGGACTTCACGGATCAGCAGCTAAAGCCGTGCGAATGTGGTTATCAG GTGTGTGTTTGGTGTTGGAACCAAATAATGAACATGGCTGAGAAAGATGGGACAGAGGGGCGATGTCCTGCTTGCCGGACACCTTATGACAAGGACAAAATTGCTGGGATGGAAGCAAACTTTGAAAG AGTTGAGGCCAATACAAATCGAAAACATAAATCACTAAAGGGAAAGTCAAAAACAAATGAAGGGAAGAAGGACCTATCTACTGCCAGGGTGATTCAGCGTAAAATGGCATATGTGATTGGACTCCCCCTTAGTCTCGCTGATGTAGAT TGCTTAATGCGCAAGGAATTCTTTGGTCAATATGGTAAGATTTGTAAGATTTCCCTATCTCGGAGGGCAAGCGGAGCAATCCACCAATATGTTAATGACAGTTGTAGCGT ATATATTACTTTCTCAAAGGAGGAGGAAGCTGTGCGGTGCATTCAATCTGTACATGGATTTGTGCTGGATGGCAGATTTTTAAG AGCTTCTTTTGGAACTGCAAAGTACTGCCATGCATGGTTGAGAAATATG CCTTGCAACAATTCAGCATGCTTATACTTGCATACTCTTGGTGCTGAAGAAGATACTTTTGGTAGGGATGAAGTAGCTGCTGTTCATACAAG GAGTAGGGTCCAACAAATTGTTGGTGTAACGCATAATTTGCATAGGCGTTCCGGAAGTGTTTTACCTCCTCCAGAAGATGAACCTTTTACTTACAGTAGTGCTTCTGCTGAGGAGCCAACTGTGGAAAGTGATGAAAAG GAAATATCTGGGGATGTGGAAATTTGCAGTGGACACTTGACTGATTCACATTTATCTAAAGATAAAGATGAACACAATGGAGCACCTAACAAAGGTACAGCTTTCGTGGAAGTTGTTGGAAGGCCATCCAGTTCCAGTATAGAAAAGGAGGGAAATGTGGCTGAAGATAGAGTGGTTGCAAACTTAAGCTTAGAGTTGTCTTCCGTAGAAATTCACGAAGACAGTCATGTTGAGGCTGCATATTCAGATCCAATGATACATGCCGCTGGACTCACAAGTAAAAAAGATATGAAGGAGCCATATGGTGAACCTTCAATTAGTTGCGGCTTAGGAGGTAAAGGAACTTTAAATCGTGCATGTATAAGAGAGAACTCTGGACCGCAGTCAAAAGGTGACAAAATGAAAGAAGTTGTAAGTTTTGGTCAGGAAATTCCATTATATCCTCCATCTTATCCTTTAAAGGCTTCAGAATTTTCTAGTAACCATATTGGGCAACATGGACAATCTTCTAATGCAAGTGACTATAGTGCCAACCTCAACACTGTGCATGGTAACAAGGATGCAAATTTGGTGTTTACATGCACAAACTCATTGACTGATGGATACAATGAGAATATATTTCAAAGTTCTGCTAAATCAGATAGGATATATAGAAGCTCTAAATCATTTTCCAATGAAGAAATAGTGGAGCATTTGAGAAGAATAGATGACGTCGAAAGAATTGTTGGTCAGAATTCTACAATAGATGATGCAGAGAGGAATATACTTTCAAATATCATGTCAATGAGTGTAATTGCTGATGATCTGGCGACCTTGCATCCTAGTATCGTTGGATCGTTTAATCACCCTGACAGGCGGCAAGGCTCTTCATTGAACCTTTATAACAATGACCAATCAATGTTCTCATTTGGAAACCAAGAGGACTTTGCCAATCAAATCCCTGGTCTGGGATCATCTTTCACTGATGGTGGTCAGGACTCGATAAAATTTCCATTGCCTCGGGGTTTAGAGGAAAGCAAGGACCGCTACTTATGTAAGCCTCAGTATCTTT cAGCATCCAGTGTCGAAGTACCAACTCCCCAAGGATTCCCCATGCCAGCGCAAGACGTACCAGGGTTTCGTGCATGTGAGAGAAGGGATCAGGTTTTCCATGCCAACTCTG gGAGTCTCATGTCCAGGACGAATTCTTTCTCAAATAATCATCACCAAACACCAATAGGACGCAGCAACAACACCAGTGATGTTGGTATAATTGATCAGGCCATGATGTCTGTTGGTAGAGGTAATCCACCATATGGTGGATCAAGCAACTCAGGTTTTGATACAAGGCCAAATCATGCTTCACCATCAAGTGGTGTTGATGACGAGGCAAGAGTTTGGCTTCTGAATCTTTTGATGCAACAATCTACTCCTGCAAATCAGGATCTGGAACATCCACATACTTACATGCAACAGGCTCCAGCTGCATATCAAGCACCAAGATATGTTGGTCAAATTGGAGATCGCTGTTCTTGGAATGACATGTTCCAACAAACTGGTCAGATTCAGCAGTCAACTAATACATCATCCTACACCCCATCACAGCAAGAACCCGACCATGGCATGTACTCGAATAGCTATCAGCCAGCTGTGGATGGGATGCGATTAAGAAATGAACCGGGTATGGCAGAAGTAATGAGCAATGAGAGATCAGGTTTTAACAGGTACTGTTCAGGTTATGGAGATCATATTTTCCAGCCCAGTTCAGGAGATCGTTATCCCAGAGTATTTGGGATGTAA